One Oscillospiraceae bacterium genomic region harbors:
- a CDS encoding LacI family DNA-binding transcriptional regulator, with protein sequence MSKPTMQDIADALSVSRITVWKALSNRPGVSDSMRAQIHQKATEMGYFHTPSQDTTATVSAQLPPHSRTVAVAVCRPESSLFWMQIIHQIAKDLSKHNVNLMYTYLPTNYKAGYVLPEPLTNGTVDGVIVLNTYSAPLLRLLSSLPIPKVFLDTVPSVPYNQLHGDLLIIEGRDLIRQITNSLLLHGCRKLSFIGDVEYAQTNKDRYEGFLDALHEHGIIPNPSLYLTGSLGLRTHYEEISRFLDFLPTMPDGIVCASDYIAHFIQRYLEEKGIDPEGRIVLTGFDNNSEYLNVADRITTVDVKPKTIGSRLAAKILFVIEHPKAAPEVSYVSSEVLYRGVLASDSKASKPAESIL encoded by the coding sequence ATGAGCAAACCAACCATGCAGGATATTGCCGATGCTCTTTCTGTTTCCAGAATCACCGTATGGAAAGCGTTAAGCAACCGTCCCGGCGTTTCGGATTCTATGCGTGCCCAAATCCATCAAAAAGCCACCGAGATGGGCTATTTCCACACTCCCTCTCAGGATACCACTGCGACCGTCTCTGCTCAACTGCCTCCCCACTCACGCACTGTGGCGGTAGCCGTGTGCCGACCGGAGTCCTCTCTATTCTGGATGCAAATCATCCATCAGATTGCCAAGGATCTTTCCAAGCATAATGTCAACCTCATGTACACCTATCTCCCCACAAATTACAAAGCGGGCTATGTGTTGCCGGAGCCTTTGACAAACGGTACAGTAGATGGTGTCATTGTACTGAACACGTATTCTGCGCCCTTGCTGCGGCTGTTATCCTCTTTACCTATACCAAAGGTTTTTCTGGACACGGTTCCCTCTGTCCCCTATAACCAGTTACATGGGGATCTGCTCATTATTGAGGGTCGTGATCTTATCCGGCAGATTACAAACAGTCTGCTTCTTCATGGATGCCGAAAGCTCAGCTTCATAGGCGATGTGGAATACGCCCAGACAAACAAAGACCGTTACGAGGGATTTCTGGATGCACTGCATGAGCATGGGATCATTCCAAACCCCAGTCTTTACCTTACCGGGTCATTGGGTCTTCGCACCCATTATGAGGAAATCAGTCGCTTTCTGGACTTCCTGCCAACCATGCCGGACGGTATCGTCTGTGCCAGCGACTATATTGCTCATTTCATCCAGCGTTATCTTGAAGAAAAAGGGATAGACCCTGAAGGACGTATCGTACTGACGGGCTTTGACAACAACAGCGAATATTTGAACGTTGCCGACCGTATTACAACAGTCGATGTAAAGCCGAAAACCATCGGTTCTCGCTTGGCCGCCAAGATTCTTTTTGTGATAGAACACCCGAAAGCGGCGCCCGAAGTCAGTTACGTTTCTTCCGAAGTGCTTTACCGCGGCGTGCTGGCATCCGATTCAAAAGCTTCAAAGCCTGCCGAGTCTATTCTATAA
- a CDS encoding GntR family transcriptional regulator, which translates to MPQPRYLQIVQQLRDRIQNGEYPPNTRIPTENELSVSMGVSRPTVRQALNLLEQEGRLTRVKGSGTYVTEPKIQHESTRFVIGYQEESRERHNHLHTSVLALQKEKPGKLAAKALGLAEGERVTRMVRLRWLEGMYNGCPIVYTTVYVPVRLFPEMDEQNFTDASFYEMLDSRGLTVMRTSQRLDVRMPPAEVAAELKLSPFEPTVYIVSTGYGQNGTAVEYSESYYPASRSSFNIEINRGR; encoded by the coding sequence ATGCCGCAGCCGCGATATCTTCAGATTGTACAGCAGTTAAGGGATCGGATACAGAATGGGGAATACCCGCCGAACACCCGCATTCCCACAGAAAACGAGCTGTCTGTTTCTATGGGGGTAAGCCGCCCCACGGTTCGTCAGGCGCTGAACCTGCTTGAACAGGAAGGACGCCTGACAAGGGTCAAGGGAAGCGGCACCTATGTGACAGAACCAAAAATACAGCACGAATCCACGCGGTTCGTGATCGGCTATCAGGAAGAAAGCCGGGAACGGCACAACCACCTGCACACCAGCGTGCTGGCACTGCAAAAAGAAAAACCGGGCAAGCTTGCCGCCAAAGCACTGGGTCTTGCCGAGGGGGAACGCGTGACCCGGATGGTTCGGCTGCGCTGGCTGGAAGGTATGTATAACGGTTGCCCCATTGTGTATACAACGGTGTATGTGCCGGTACGCCTTTTCCCGGAAATGGATGAACAAAACTTTACGGATGCATCCTTTTACGAAATGCTGGACAGCCGTGGGCTGACCGTCATGCGAACCTCTCAGCGACTGGATGTGCGCATGCCCCCGGCAGAGGTCGCGGCAGAGCTTAAACTGTCGCCTTTTGAACCGACAGTCTATATTGTTTCGACCGGCTACGGTCAGAACGGCACTGCGGTGGAATACAGCGAAAGTTATTATCCGGCAAGCCGGAGCAGCTTTAATATTGAAATCAACCGGGGGCGATAA
- a CDS encoding carbohydrate ABC transporter permease, translated as MTLAEKHKIKAEEKKLEKEEARAKFRLNQIKPTTNACFNILFVLLSFVCLFPVFYVFMISVSSTDSITKYGYRLFPDTYSTAAYTFLWNERGTIFNSLIISVVVTVMGTVLGVLLTTMIGYVLSRPNYKLKGFFTWMVFIPMIFNGGMVANYVVVANMLRLNNTIWCLILPLAMSSFNVIICKTFFRTTVPDSIIESAKIDGASQMKIFWRIVVPISKPVFATIALFLTFGYWNDWFQSALYISDSKLVSLQALLNNMMKNLEYIANNPSAGLSLQQYRNSMPSESVRMAIAIIIVIPIACAYPFFQKYFISDLTVGAVKG; from the coding sequence ATGACTCTGGCAGAAAAGCATAAGATAAAGGCCGAAGAAAAAAAGCTGGAAAAAGAGGAAGCTCGTGCGAAGTTCCGCTTAAACCAGATTAAGCCAACAACGAATGCCTGCTTTAACATTCTGTTTGTACTGCTTTCCTTCGTCTGTCTGTTTCCGGTGTTCTACGTCTTTATGATTTCCGTTTCCTCCACGGATTCTATCACAAAGTACGGGTACAGGCTTTTCCCGGATACATATTCCACGGCGGCGTACACGTTCCTTTGGAATGAACGCGGAACGATTTTTAATTCACTCATAATTTCCGTGGTGGTCACGGTTATGGGTACGGTGCTGGGTGTGCTGCTGACCACAATGATTGGCTATGTGCTTTCCCGCCCGAACTATAAACTCAAAGGCTTCTTCACTTGGATGGTGTTCATCCCGATGATTTTCAATGGCGGCATGGTTGCAAACTATGTGGTTGTTGCCAATATGCTGCGTTTGAACAACACCATCTGGTGTCTGATTCTGCCGCTGGCGATGAGCAGCTTCAATGTTATTATCTGCAAGACCTTCTTCCGAACAACGGTACCGGATTCCATCATTGAGTCGGCAAAGATTGACGGCGCATCCCAGATGAAAATTTTCTGGCGTATTGTGGTGCCCATCTCCAAGCCAGTATTTGCCACCATTGCACTGTTCCTGACGTTTGGCTACTGGAATGACTGGTTCCAGTCTGCCCTGTATATTTCGGATTCCAAGCTGGTATCCTTGCAGGCACTGCTGAACAACATGATGAAGAACCTGGAGTACATCGCCAATAACCCCAGCGCAGGTCTGAGTCTGCAGCAGTACCGTAACTCGATGCCGTCCGAATCCGTTCGTATGGCAATCGCAATCATTATCGTCATTCCCATTGCGTGCGCGTATCCGTTCTTCCAGAAGTACTTTATTTCCGATCTGACGGTTGGTGCGGTTAAGGGCTAA
- a CDS encoding class I mannose-6-phosphate isomerase encodes MPNPSTYPYRRFPTIQVGAADHAARGTDAVKQELHALCAGSSKTVVTVECYPGTDQAEILALFPHAELVIHADDLAILPAELDAKIEHELTDDPVFGIMTTWQMKNFYPEEALCAARGKIDAVTDGLVLVYGVGASLVERADITIYADITRWEIQLRFRKGQDNWHTAMHDLPQRAKYKRGYFAEWRWGDRIKDKLLPVFDYYLDTTSAGNPAIVPGTAYRDALSKAAAQPFRMVPYFDPGVWGGDWMKTHFDLPENGSNYAWSFDGVPEENSLLLDFGSCVVETPALNLVYAHPRELLGDRVHARFGKEFPIRFDMLDTMHGQNLSLQVHPLTEYIQSHFHMHYTQDESYYLLDAAGEAPCVYLGIKAGTKPEEMIDALQTAQNGGKPFPAEKFVNKIPVKKHDHVLIPAGTVHCSGADTMVLEISATPYIFTFKLWDWGRVDLDGKPRPIHLEHGAANIQWYRNTEWVHRNLVNAVAEVYTGENGTVVRTGLHEREFLDTFRFTTSSALPVHRNGSVHMLNLVDGTRAVLRSKSDAFPPLELHYAETCIVPQAAGDYEIYSPDGSEVKVILACVRN; translated from the coding sequence ATGCCGAATCCCTCTACTTACCCTTACCGGCGCTTCCCCACCATACAGGTCGGTGCCGCCGACCATGCTGCACGGGGAACCGATGCCGTAAAACAGGAACTGCACGCCCTGTGTGCAGGCAGCAGCAAAACCGTTGTGACGGTTGAATGCTACCCCGGTACCGATCAAGCGGAGATCCTTGCACTGTTCCCGCATGCCGAGCTTGTCATCCATGCAGATGATCTGGCAATCCTGCCCGCTGAGCTGGATGCAAAAATCGAACACGAACTGACGGACGACCCTGTGTTCGGCATCATGACCACCTGGCAGATGAAAAATTTTTACCCGGAAGAAGCACTGTGTGCCGCCCGGGGAAAAATTGATGCCGTAACGGATGGTCTGGTACTGGTTTACGGTGTCGGTGCCTCTCTTGTGGAACGTGCAGACATCACCATCTATGCGGACATTACGCGGTGGGAAATTCAGCTCCGTTTCCGCAAAGGGCAGGACAACTGGCATACAGCCATGCATGACCTGCCGCAGCGCGCAAAATATAAGCGCGGCTATTTTGCCGAATGGCGCTGGGGCGACCGGATCAAGGACAAACTGCTGCCGGTTTTTGACTATTATCTCGATACCACATCAGCCGGCAACCCTGCCATTGTGCCGGGTACCGCTTACCGTGATGCACTATCCAAAGCTGCGGCACAGCCGTTCCGCATGGTGCCTTACTTTGACCCGGGCGTTTGGGGCGGCGACTGGATGAAAACGCATTTTGACCTGCCCGAAAACGGCAGCAACTATGCTTGGAGCTTTGACGGCGTTCCGGAGGAAAACAGCCTGCTGCTGGATTTCGGTTCCTGTGTTGTGGAAACGCCGGCGCTCAACCTTGTCTATGCGCACCCGCGTGAGCTTCTGGGTGACCGTGTTCATGCACGCTTCGGCAAGGAATTTCCCATTCGTTTTGATATGCTGGACACCATGCACGGGCAGAACCTTTCGCTTCAGGTTCACCCCCTGACCGAATACATCCAGAGCCATTTCCATATGCACTATACACAGGATGAGAGCTACTATCTTCTGGATGCTGCCGGCGAAGCCCCTTGCGTCTATCTGGGCATTAAAGCCGGTACAAAGCCGGAAGAAATGATCGACGCCCTGCAGACGGCCCAGAACGGCGGCAAGCCTTTCCCGGCAGAAAAATTTGTCAACAAGATTCCCGTCAAGAAGCATGACCATGTGCTGATTCCGGCCGGCACTGTGCATTGTTCCGGTGCAGATACCATGGTGCTGGAAATCAGCGCTACACCCTATATTTTCACATTCAAGCTGTGGGACTGGGGTCGTGTTGACCTTGACGGCAAACCGCGCCCCATCCACCTTGAACATGGTGCAGCCAACATCCAATGGTACCGTAATACCGAATGGGTTCACAGAAACCTTGTCAACGCAGTGGCAGAAGTTTATACCGGCGAAAACGGAACGGTTGTGCGCACCGGTCTGCATGAACGGGAGTTTCTGGACACATTCCGCTTTACAACATCTTCTGCCCTGCCGGTACATCGCAACGGCAGTGTGCATATGCTGAACCTGGTTGATGGTACGCGGGCGGTTCTGCGCAGCAAAAGCGATGCGTTCCCTCCTCTGGAGCTGCACTATGCCGAAACCTGCATTGTTCCTCAGGCAGCCGGCGATTATGAAATTTACAGCCCGGACGGCAGCGAGGTCAAGGTCATTCTTGCCTGTGTTCGCAACTGA
- a CDS encoding ROK family protein: MQEVYLCLDVGGTEIKAAPLDKRGNFLAPVRHFPAMAGADRQTLLENFGWIFSSICPENAVPIEIDLAFPGPFDYKNGICLLQGLDKYDALYGCNLRRAFSEISGLPEQRIQFINDAAAFALGEMTFGQATQAGRALFVAVGTGCGSAFGVNGFLAEEGTPGVPPNGYFYNAPFRDSCVDDYISRRGLEKLSGEMLGVPLDGRALAERIAAGDERAKACFRCFGEQLCDALQPQIEAFCPDTLCMGGQIMASAALFLHPLEKLCTNKKITLYITQDTSLRTMQGLTRAASR; encoded by the coding sequence ATGCAGGAAGTATATCTGTGTCTGGATGTGGGCGGTACGGAAATCAAGGCTGCGCCTCTGGATAAAAGAGGAAATTTTCTGGCGCCTGTCCGCCATTTCCCGGCAATGGCCGGCGCGGACAGGCAAACGTTGCTTGAAAACTTTGGTTGGATTTTTAGCAGTATCTGCCCGGAAAATGCTGTTCCCATTGAAATTGATCTTGCGTTTCCGGGACCGTTTGACTATAAAAACGGCATCTGCCTTTTACAAGGACTGGACAAATACGATGCACTGTACGGCTGCAATCTGCGCCGAGCATTCTCCGAAATCAGCGGCTTGCCGGAGCAAAGGATTCAATTTATCAATGATGCAGCGGCCTTTGCGTTGGGGGAAATGACCTTTGGTCAGGCGACGCAAGCCGGGCGAGCTCTGTTTGTAGCAGTGGGAACCGGCTGCGGCAGTGCATTTGGGGTGAACGGATTTCTGGCTGAAGAAGGTACACCCGGTGTGCCGCCAAACGGATATTTTTATAATGCACCGTTTCGGGACAGCTGCGTAGACGACTATATTTCCCGGCGGGGGCTGGAAAAGCTGTCCGGCGAGATGCTGGGTGTGCCGCTGGATGGTCGTGCGCTTGCTGAACGCATCGCCGCCGGGGACGAACGGGCCAAAGCCTGTTTCCGGTGCTTTGGTGAACAGCTGTGCGATGCATTGCAGCCGCAGATCGAAGCATTCTGTCCGGACACGCTCTGCATGGGGGGACAGATTATGGCAAGCGCGGCATTATTTCTGCACCCGTTGGAAAAACTTTGTACAAACAAGAAGATTACTTTATATATTACACAGGATACTTCTCTGCGGACTATGCAGGGGCTGACAAGAGCTGCCAGCCGGTAG
- a CDS encoding ABC transporter permease subunit, whose protein sequence is MKKDKSAVSASTKPRRKRWTRDDTELTLLGLPAAIWYAVFCYLPMFGLIIAFKNFKITPGKSFLYSLFHSDWAGFDNFKFFLTSNTFAMLLRNTLLYNILFIVLNIVIPVTLAVLINQIYSRIASKAYQTMMFFPHFLSWVVVSYFVYAFLNPDKGLMNTIIQALGGDKIMWYSQPKWWPLILTFMQVWKSMGYNMVVYLASITGIDSTLYEAATLDGATKWQQTKYITLPALKPIIVMMFILNVGHIFYSDFGLFYQVTQGVPNSLYNVASTFDTYVYQALQSNVTIGRTAAAGLFQAACCCATVLVANFIVSKIDEESAII, encoded by the coding sequence ATGAAAAAGGATAAGTCGGCAGTTTCAGCTTCAACGAAGCCACGCCGCAAACGTTGGACGCGTGATGACACGGAGCTGACATTGCTGGGGCTTCCGGCAGCCATCTGGTACGCAGTCTTTTGCTACCTGCCCATGTTCGGTCTGATTATCGCATTCAAAAACTTCAAGATCACTCCGGGAAAGAGCTTCCTTTACAGCTTGTTCCACAGCGACTGGGCAGGGTTTGACAACTTCAAATTTTTCCTTACCAGCAACACCTTTGCCATGCTGCTGCGCAATACGCTGTTATATAACATCTTATTTATCGTATTGAACATTGTAATTCCGGTTACATTGGCTGTGCTTATCAATCAGATTTACAGCCGCATTGCTTCTAAAGCATACCAGACGATGATGTTCTTCCCGCACTTCCTTTCGTGGGTTGTTGTCAGCTACTTTGTCTACGCTTTTCTGAACCCTGACAAAGGTCTGATGAACACCATTATTCAGGCTCTTGGCGGCGATAAAATCATGTGGTATTCTCAGCCAAAATGGTGGCCGCTGATTTTGACTTTCATGCAGGTCTGGAAATCCATGGGCTATAATATGGTTGTCTACCTTGCAAGTATTACCGGCATTGACAGTACGCTGTACGAGGCGGCAACGCTGGACGGCGCGACCAAGTGGCAGCAGACCAAATATATTACACTGCCGGCACTGAAACCCATCATCGTTATGATGTTCATTCTGAATGTCGGCCACATCTTCTATTCCGATTTCGGCTTGTTCTATCAGGTTACGCAGGGTGTTCCCAACTCACTGTACAACGTTGCCAGCACATTTGACACCTATGTCTACCAGGCTTTGCAGAGCAATGTGACAATCGGCAGAACTGCTGCCGCAGGTTTGTTCCAGGCTGCATGCTGCTGCGCGACCGTTCTGGTTGCCAACTTCATCGTTTCCAAGATTGATGAAGAAAGCGCGATTATTTGA
- a CDS encoding ABC transporter substrate-binding protein, with protein sequence MKKFNKVLALGMAGSMALSMAACGGSSSSASTGTDGSSTSTAAPSKDVVTLKWVAVGSGMPSNYDAWLAQINPYLEDKIGVNIDMEVISWGDWDTRRNVIVNTSGEYDILFTNVNTYNNDVNTGAFLDITDMVKEAAPELYASVPEDYWKACEVGGRVYGVPTYKDSSQSEYVVWDKAKVEAAGYDYTKELGITDLDELTAPLKAIKDTDGEASFPLNKNGGGYQSYMYDQLGAGLYPLGVRYDDSEGKVVATVEQDDMKQILKTFHEWYNEGIINSDAATRPEDANYKACSIAQGWSGAAITSWGPQLGVECVTQKWGPTIVSNETVRGSMNCISANCAYPEKALQFLQLVNTDTYVRDLFYYGVQGDNWDYTDDSKTFVHKNNADWSMAGYTQGSFFAITPTDDFDFNQFDEVKELNEKAEPSVLLGFTLDTTSIADELANCIQIAERYKGELLTGTADPEVMVPQMMQELRAAGFDKIVAEAQSQVDAFMATNK encoded by the coding sequence ATGAAAAAGTTCAACAAAGTGCTTGCGCTGGGCATGGCCGGTTCCATGGCCCTCAGCATGGCAGCCTGCGGCGGCAGTTCCTCTTCTGCCTCCACCGGCACCGATGGCAGCAGCACCTCTACGGCTGCTCCCTCCAAGGACGTCGTCACCCTGAAATGGGTGGCCGTTGGTTCTGGCATGCCTTCTAACTACGATGCATGGCTGGCACAGATTAACCCGTATCTGGAAGATAAGATCGGCGTCAACATCGACATGGAGGTTATCTCCTGGGGCGACTGGGACACCCGCCGCAATGTTATTGTGAACACCAGCGGTGAATACGACATCCTGTTCACCAACGTCAACACCTATAACAACGACGTCAATACCGGTGCTTTCCTGGATATCACCGATATGGTCAAGGAAGCGGCTCCTGAACTGTACGCTTCCGTTCCGGAAGATTATTGGAAAGCCTGCGAAGTGGGCGGACGTGTTTATGGTGTGCCTACCTACAAGGATTCTTCTCAGAGCGAGTACGTTGTCTGGGATAAGGCAAAGGTCGAGGCTGCCGGCTATGACTATACCAAGGAGCTGGGCATCACCGACCTGGATGAACTGACTGCGCCCCTGAAGGCTATCAAGGACACTGACGGCGAGGCTTCCTTCCCTCTGAACAAAAACGGCGGCGGCTACCAGTCCTATATGTATGACCAGCTTGGCGCCGGTCTGTATCCCCTGGGTGTGCGCTATGATGACAGCGAGGGTAAGGTTGTTGCTACTGTTGAGCAGGATGACATGAAGCAGATTCTGAAAACCTTCCATGAGTGGTACAACGAAGGTATCATCAACTCTGACGCTGCAACCCGTCCCGAAGATGCAAACTACAAGGCTTGCTCCATTGCACAGGGCTGGTCCGGTGCGGCAATCACTTCCTGGGGGCCGCAGCTCGGCGTTGAGTGCGTTACCCAGAAGTGGGGTCCGACCATCGTTTCCAATGAAACTGTCCGCGGCTCTATGAACTGCATCTCCGCTAACTGCGCCTATCCCGAAAAAGCACTGCAATTCCTGCAGCTGGTAAACACCGACACCTACGTCCGTGACCTGTTCTACTACGGCGTTCAGGGCGACAACTGGGATTACACCGATGACAGCAAAACCTTCGTCCATAAGAACAACGCGGATTGGTCTATGGCCGGTTACACCCAGGGCAGCTTCTTCGCTATCACCCCGACCGACGATTTCGATTTCAACCAGTTCGACGAAGTTAAAGAGCTGAACGAAAAGGCTGAGCCTTCTGTCCTGCTTGGTTTCACTCTCGACACCACCTCCATCGCTGATGAACTGGCAAACTGCATCCAGATTGCAGAGCGTTACAAGGGCGAGCTGCTGACCGGTACGGCTGATCCCGAAGTCATGGTTCCCCAGATGATGCAAGAACTGCGCGCTGCCGGCTTTGACAAGATCGTTGCTGAGGCACAGAGCCAGGTTGACGCTTTCATGGCTACCAATAAGTAA
- a CDS encoding glycoside hydrolase family 130 protein yields the protein MAKIIGSALPNIPWQEPPANTRTPFWRYDANPIIGRDGNARSNSVFNSAVVPFKDGFAGVFRCDSLSISMDIFAGFSKDGLHWDIEDTPIHLVGDDPEVTTREYRYDPRVCYMDGKYYVTWCNGYHGPTIGIAWTDDFKTFHQLENAFLPYNRNGVLFPRKIQGRYMMMSRPSDTGHTPFGDIFVSQSEDMIYWGRHRFMMGAVKGDESAWQSMKIGPGPIPIETDEGWLLIYHGVINTCNGYVYRIGAALLDIDEPWKVKYRGKDYLLAPHELYECVGDVPNVTFPCATLTDAATGRIAMYYGCADTVTGLAFTTVDRVLDYIKKNSF from the coding sequence ATGGCTAAAATCATCGGCAGCGCACTGCCCAATATTCCGTGGCAGGAACCGCCTGCAAACACCCGCACCCCTTTCTGGCGCTATGATGCAAACCCCATCATCGGTCGTGACGGCAACGCCCGTTCCAACAGCGTGTTCAACAGCGCCGTTGTGCCTTTCAAGGATGGCTTTGCCGGCGTATTCCGCTGCGACAGCCTGTCCATCAGCATGGATATTTTCGCAGGCTTCAGCAAGGACGGTCTGCACTGGGATATTGAGGATACCCCGATTCATCTGGTAGGGGACGACCCGGAGGTCACAACCCGTGAATACCGCTATGACCCCCGTGTATGCTATATGGACGGCAAATACTATGTGACCTGGTGCAACGGCTACCACGGACCCACCATCGGCATTGCGTGGACGGATGACTTCAAGACATTCCACCAGCTGGAAAATGCCTTCCTGCCGTACAACCGTAACGGTGTCCTTTTCCCGCGCAAGATTCAGGGGCGCTACATGATGATGAGCCGCCCGAGCGATACCGGGCATACCCCCTTCGGCGATATTTTTGTCAGCCAGAGCGAAGATATGATTTACTGGGGACGCCACCGCTTTATGATGGGTGCTGTAAAAGGCGATGAATCTGCATGGCAGAGCATGAAAATTGGCCCCGGCCCCATCCCCATTGAAACCGATGAGGGCTGGCTGCTGATTTACCATGGTGTTATCAACACCTGCAACGGCTATGTATACCGCATTGGTGCTGCTCTGCTGGATATTGACGAGCCGTGGAAGGTAAAATATCGCGGCAAGGATTACCTGCTGGCTCCTCATGAGCTGTATGAGTGTGTGGGCGATGTGCCGAACGTAACCTTCCCCTGCGCCACCCTGACGGATGCCGCAACCGGTCGTATTGCCATGTACTACGGCTGTGCCGATACCGTGACCGGTCTGGCGTTCACCACGGTGGATCGTGTATTGGACTATATCAAGAAGAACTCTTTCTGA